The Nicotiana tabacum cultivar K326 chromosome 14, ASM71507v2, whole genome shotgun sequence genome contains a region encoding:
- the LOC107804453 gene encoding heat shock factor-binding protein gives MEPIRAHPSLVISNFKLYGFKILTLLTILCSPSLFSVPKRLSRSFSLAEHMDGHDADNTKQSTADMTVFVQNLLQQMQTRFQTMSESIISKIDEMGNRIDELEQSINDLRTEMGQEGSPSPSATLKSKDEPKSAEDST, from the exons ATGGAGCCCATTAGGGCCCATCCCAGTTTGgtcatttcaaatttcaaattataTGGTTTCAAAATTTTGACCCTCCTCACAATTTTGTGTTCCCCATCTCTTTTCTCTGTTCCAAAGCGATTGTCCAGAAGCTTCTCTCTCGCCGAACACATG GACGGGCATGATGCAGATAATACAAAACAAAGCACTGCTGATATGACTGTATTT gtccagaatcttcttcagcAAATG CAAACCAGGTTTCAGACAATGTCTGAATCAATCATCTCAAAAA TTGATGAGATGGGGAACCGGATTGATGAATTGGAGCAGAGCATCAACGATTTGAGAACTGAAATGGGCCAGGAAGGTTCTCCATCGCCTTCGGCCACACTAAAGTCAAAAGATGAACCAAAATCTGCTGAGGATTCTACATAA